The Juglans microcarpa x Juglans regia isolate MS1-56 chromosome 2D, Jm3101_v1.0, whole genome shotgun sequence DNA window ttatgaaaaatacatgagTATACATCTAAGCTTCCCTATTGTACTTCCCACTTCGGAACATGTTGTATTTCCTTGTATATGCAGGTTGACTTGGGACATATATGTTGCCacgaattatttataaaattcatcacagTAGTTATTGGACGTATTTCCCATGGTCCATTATGttatatgcatacatatgaTTTGCATGATTTGAAGTTATTTAGTACTATACAATGGTTTCATTGGTGCATGGAGGAAAAAATAAGATGGCTCAAATAGTTATGGTAATAGTTCGTGGGGaaagtttcaaatcaaaattttttcttataaaaaaattcaatgaaaAAGACTTTTACGACCATGAGATGAACTTATGGAAATATGTTTTTCTAtagaaaagaacattaatttTCCATACAGGCCGCATTCATGGGAAGTCATCAATACCGGCGAGTACCAGTCGTGGCAAAAAGTATAAGCCCAATTGTATTCCTTTCCACCAACAATCTTAATGGATTTCCCTTTTTCGCACAAACAGAGCTCGTggtaaatagtattttattccATAAGATTCATCAAAATTGTCAGACTATTTGCCGCGAGTATTTAAGCTTTACTCTCGAATGTTCTCATGGGGAAAACAAGTTTTTTTCCACGAGTTGAAGCTATTGTGGAAAAAGATAGATTTTCAGACCAATTTTATTCAGCAAACTTTCCACGACACGAGTTGGTGGGAAAAAGATATTTCTCATGAAGACAATGCCTTTTGCCACCAAAACCATTCTCGGGTAAAACTAGTACATGTTTTAGTGAAagtttttatttagaattattcTTACTTGATTTTATAATGGCGAAGTTAACAGGCatttttgtttctctgttttctaaTTTGAACCGAAAGTTGGTGACAAGCTACTTGCTAGTAAAAAATCTTGCATGTTACACACTCGAATgactgaaaaaattataatatacaaCATTCTTTCACCAAGAAAGGACCAAAAAAATTGTATCGTATTTTCCATCCATTTTAACTGTAAGAATATTTGAACCAATAATTTATTATCAGTTTTCATTAACTTGATGGGAGGCAAATGTAGAGTGCTTAATCTTAGGGAACATATGTAACATAGTTCACGAAATTTGTGTACGTGGTGGTATacataagttttaaaaattaaataactaaaaataaaataataacagcaacaatttaaaaagaacccaAGACATACATATGGCCATGACccaatttaaatcttataaattaaatattattatttaagtaatGTCAATTATGTGTTATATACAccgaattttttattttttttaaaatagcttTATACACCAAATTGGGAATACAGTACGTCTACTAAAATCCAACACACCGTACACCCACTGTGTCCATCGGGCCAATGCTCCAGCTGTATTAACTACTCTCTGCCAGCTATCCTGCTCCATTCAtcaattttacttatcatttacTAGGCTACACATTAATTTGTATTGacttatctttttttaaaagaaatatgtgatttatcattttttttattttaatttttatttaatatatatattaatgtgtaaatatatatatttaaataaaaagataaaaataataaatcacatattaatatatatatggaatgataagtaatatttttctttttattttcctataaccacaaaagaaaaagagtaaaaattgttttttttttttttttttttcaaagaagagGACAATaccaattttattgaaaaatggcTCCTTCCGATTGTGCTTAAcagtaataaaattatcatgCTCAATGAAGATACCAAATACAGATCGAGAACCCCATAAAACCGATTGAATGCAGGACTGTAGATGTTACTCCGAACTGTAGATTATCTTTCGCATAtccattttttgttatttgaaagaAACCAAAACCTCTGGAATATATGATTAGATACAGAACTTGAGCATCAATACTTTATTCACGCAAACTAAAATCCCGATAATTTAACCCCTTCCAACTAATTTTATCACATACTCGCATTACTACTGTCATCCCGCCTCTAAATAATACAtgattctaaatatataaaaaaaaagcagtAATAGTATACTGATCAATATAGCAAGTATCTTCTTTTACCGTCCTTGAGGATTCATAATCTCAAAAAACACAGCTCCAGAGGACACCAATCTATCTGAATCCTTATTGGTACTGCTAAAACTTTGCTGATCTCTAAAGAAAACAGCAATACACCAAATGTTTGTAAAAAGGCCATACACAGAATACTTGAAATTAATTCACTGTTTGCTTATCTTTACATATACACGATAGGCCTCTATTTATAGAAGCAGTGAGTAACAACCCAGAATACTCTTTCCATTTAATACATGACATCTGTCCATTCTGTTACACAGTAGAATTCTAGAATATTACACAGCAGAGGGTTGTTACACAGCAGTATTCATTCCACTTAGAGCTCTATTGTTGTGGAATTTGTTATTTGCGTTGGTGATGCCTTAATACCCTCCCGCGAGTCAAGCGGCACTATTTTAATAGTGAGGCTTGATCGAAGAAGATGGAACCGTGCAGCTGAAAGTGGCTTGGTAAGAATGTCCGCAATTTGATCTTTGCTGAAAATGAAGGATACTTGAAGTGTCTTTGCTGCTACTCTATCATGAACAAAGTGATAATCCAAGTCAACGTGTTTGGTGCGAGAATGAAGGACTGGATTTGCTGACAAGTATATGGCACCTAAGTTATCACACCAGAGTGTGGTGGGTTGTTTGAAAACAATACCCAGCTCACGCAGTAAGGATTGAAGCCAAAGAATTTCACACGTAGTATTTGTTACTGACTTGTATTCGGCCTCTGTGGAAGATCGGGCTATAGTTGGCTTTTTTTTTGAACCCCAGGAAATGAGGTGAGTCCCAAAGTACACACAAAAATCACTTGTGGATCTTCGATCATCTGGGCAACCGGCCCAGTCAGCATCAGAGAAAGCGGACAGTGTAGGAGAGGAGGATGGAGAGAAGCACAGACCAAGGTTTTGAGTATTATTTAGGTAACGTAAAATTCTTGTAACAGCTTGCCAATGGGGCAGTCGTGGACAGTGCATGTATTGACACAGGATTAACAGCAAACGAGATGTCTGGACGAGTGAATGCTAAGTACTGAAGACTTGCAACCACACTTCTGTACAATTGAGCATCTTCAAATGTACAGCCATCTAAAGCAGTCAGTTTAGTAGATGTTGACATCGGGGTGGATACTGGTTTATAGGCATGCATTTTGACACTGGTAAGAAGATCACAAATGTATTTGGACTGAGATAAAAAAAGACCAGAGGAGTTACGGGTTACTTCAACTCCTAGGAAATAATGTAAACACCCTAAGTCCTTAACTGGAAAATGTGAACTGAGAGAGGAAATAAAATCAGAGATAAGAGCATTACTGGAACCCGTGACTAttatatcatctacatagatGAGAAGGTAAAGACAACCAATAGAAGTGTTTAAGATAAACAGTGAAGAATCGGACCTATAACTATGAAACCTGAGTGAAATTAAAACATCAGATAGTTTAGCAAACCAGGCCCTAGGGGCCTGTTTCAAACCATAGATGGATTTAAGCAACTTACATACATGAGTAGGATGTTCTGGATAGACGGACTCGGGTGGCTGACGCATGAACACTGCCTCTTCAAGATCACGGTGCAAGAAGGCGTTTTGTATGTCCAGTTGATGGAGTGGCCAGTTGGAGGTAACATCAAGGGAAAGAAGGAGACGGATGGTGACTGGTTTCACGACAGGGCTGAAGGTTTCTGAGTAATTCAAGCCAGGTTATTGATGAAATCCCTTGGCCACAAGTCTAGCCTTGCAGCGTTCCAGGGAGCCATCAGCTCTGCATTTGGATTTGAGAATCCATTTGGAGGCCAAGACATTATAGTGAGGAGATGGAGGAACAAGCACCCAAGTTTGGTTGTTCATTAAAGCTTGAAACTCAAGATGCATAGTTGTCCTCTATTCTGGGTATTTGGAGGCTCCAGTAAACAAATCGGGTTCTTCGGGTATGAAGACAAACGAGGAAGGGCTGGAAGACACCGAAGAGGTAAGGGAAAAATGGGTTTGGGTGGTGGCCATGGTACCGTGCCATCGGAACGAACCAGAGGGCGATGGATGTTGGACTTGGCTCTTGTGACTATCATATGTGAAataggaggaggagaggagttATCGGAGGGAAGTGATGAAGTAGAGGAGGATGAATGTTGAGAGGCAGGGGAGAAGGGTGCTATCAGGGATGTAAGAGAGTCTGTTTGTGAGGGAGAAGAAGTCGAAGCCCTAGATGAGGAAGAAGGAGAATTGGGTCTGGGCTGAGATGAGCTACATTCAATATGTGGACTAGGAGAAGAAATATAAGATATGGGTGAAGTATCAGGAACCGAAGAGTAAGTAATGAAAGGGGCAGGAGAAGGAATAAGGGGCCCATGGTCAGTTGAAGGCTGAGTTGCAAACGGAAAGATAGTCTCATGGAAGGTTACATCACACGAAACATAGATGCGACCCAAGGCAACATGTAGACACAAGTAACCTTTGTGATCCGGGCTGTAGCCCATGAACACACATGGCTTGGACCTGTAGtccattttatgtttattgaaTGGTCTCGGGTTGGGCCAGCACAAGGAACCAAAAACTCTTAAAAAAGAATAGTCTGGTGCATGGCCCATTAAGACCTCATATGGAAAGTTGTTATGAAGAATGGGAGTGGGCATTCTATTTATGAGAAATGTGGCAGTTTGAAAAGCCTCAACCCAATATTTATGGGGCATAGAAGAATGAGCCAAAAGAGAAAGGCCTGTTTCAACGATATGTCGATGTCGACGTTCTACACTTCCATTTTGTTGGTGAGAGTAAGGGCACGTGACCCGATGAGAAAttccaattttttgaaaaatattgtgaagaggTCGAAACTCACCTCCCTAATCGGATTGAACAGAAATAATTTTGGAGTAGAAATAATTAGTAACATAGTTGgaaaatgcaagaaataaagTGGAAACACTGGATTTTGATTGCATAGGAAAAAGCCAAATATACTTAGAATAGTCATCAACTATTGAAAGGTAAAACCGACATCCTTTTGAAGACAAAATTGGAGCTAGGCCCCATACATCAATAAAAAGAAGCCCAAAGGGCTTAGACACACGAGTGGGAGACAAGGGATGAGGCAAGGCATGGGCCTTAGCCTGTGCACACATAGAGCAGAGAAGATGACCATGGTTGGAGGTGGGAAGATGAAACCGATTCAGAGTAAGGGCCGTAATCCTGGAGGAAGGGTGACCGAGCCAAAGATGTCAAAGTTGATTTGTAGTTTTTGTGCTGAGTAGTGCTTGAGGTGGGGAAGAGGAAGCAATAGCAACGGTGGATGATGGTGAGTTTGAGATTAACAAGGTGTGTGGCTGCAGTAATAATAGACGAACTTACAGAGGAGGAAGTGGATTTAGCGGAAGTCGCCATTGTAGAAGGGACGTTAGTCCTttatggctctgataccataaagaaaaCAGCAATACACCAAATGTTTGTAAAAAGGCCATACACAGAGTACTTGAAATTAATTCACTGTTTGCTTATCTTTACATATATACGATAGGCCACTATTTATAGAAGCAGTGAGTAACAACCTAGAATATTCTTTCCATTTAATACATGACATCTGTCCATTCTGTTACACAGCAGAATTCTAGAATATTACACAGCAGAGGGTTGTTAGGTAGTAGTATTCATTCCACTTAGTACTCTGTTGTTGTGGAATTTGTTATTTGCGTTGGTGATGCCTTAATAAactccactacttgtcatcgtCACCTCGCTATTGCTGTATATACTTGACACTTGCCCACCGCTACTACTGATCATGTTATTACTATCATCACTCTTGGATTGAGGCAACACAGCCTTCTCAGCATCATTGATCTCCAATTCAACCACATGATCAGGCTTGCCTACTTTTTCAATACTCTCTTGCAATTGCAATGCGAACTCAAGGCCCCACACCACATCATTCATCGATGGACGTTCGACTCCACTGTCATGCAAACAACTCACAGCAACCTCACCAAATTTATTCAAACACTCGGTCGCAATTTGACCCTTCAAAGTTGGATCAACAATCTGATCGAACTTTCCATTGCGAGAGCTTTGTCGGGCCCACTCTGCAAGGCTCACTTGCTTCTTCTCAGCAGTTTTCAATATTGGTGGCCTTGCAGACAACACTTCACACAGGACAACTCCGAATGAATACACGTCGGATTTCTCCGTCAATTGTTGTCGCCTGTAATACTCGGGATCTAGATACCCAAAGCTACCCTTGACGACAGTGCTAACATGGGCCTTAGACACGCCGGTGGGTCCCGTTCTGGACAACCCGAAATCAGACACCTTGGCTACCCATTCCTCATCCAGTAAGATATTTGTGGTTTTCACGTCACGATGAATGATCGTTTGTTTCGCACCTGTATGTAGGTAGCTCAAACCTCGTGCTGCACCGATACAAATCTGAAGACGCTGCTTCCATGAGAGAGGAGGATTATTGGACTTGTAGAGATGATCACGTAGGGTTCCGCGGGCCATATAATCGTAGACGAGAATCATCTCCATACCATCGTTACAATATCCAATCAAAGAAACAAGATGCAGATGGCGGAGTTGTGAGAGCAGCTCGATCTCGGTCTCGAACTCGTGTACTCCCTGTTGAGAACCTGGCACCAATCGCTTGACTGCCACTGGGCGGTCCCCACCGTCTATAAAGCCTTTGTAAACGTTACCAAACCCCCAACACCAATAATGAAAGTGTCGTCGAAGTTGTTGGTGGCTGCTTTAATCTCCGCCAATGAAAAGTATCGACTCAGAGCGGATGGTAGAGACGACTTGCGGGTCTTTGTTGACTTGGTCGTAGTGAACGAAAATGGACCCCACCAGGAGGTCCCATCACTGGAGCCCGAGTCCTTGACTCTCTTTCCCCTCCGGAGAATCAAGAAGCCGAGAATTGAGAGAAGAATAAATCCGGCGACTCCACCAGCGGCGGCAGCAAATATTGTTGTTTTATTCCCTTTCGAGCTTTTTGCCTGTACTGGTGGCAATTGTTGGAGGGTTCGGTGGAAGTGGATCGGGGTTGGGTCCTGCAAGATTGCCGTTATAGTCGCTTACTTTAAAGATTTCGACGCCGTTCAAGATTGCATCCTGGTATGAAGTCTTCCACCTTTGCGGTTCGGCTCCTATTGCGACATAGAGATTCACTTTCTTCTCGGTTCCTGCACGCATCGAAACGGCGTAGTCTTTATACACGGGCACACCATTTCCACCACTCCACAAAATCACGTCCGCTGCTTCATCGGTGGTTTGATTTGCTATGAAAATAAGGAATTTTCTGTCTGAGGGTTCATTAATTTCGGGTTGAAACTCGCAGAAATGCAGCCTAATGAGGTAATCAAACCCAGAATCTACGGGGAATTGCCAGGTGAGATTGTAGACCAGGTTGAGAATTGAGAAGTTCCCCAGGGTTCGGGCAGTCCGATAGACATCTTCTGGCGCAGTGTACCGGGCTATGGCGGTAAACTTCAGTTTGATAGTGTCGTTGAAAGGTAAGAATAatattctatgtttttttaagTAACTGAAGTCGTCTTGCCATGCCCGGAACATTCCGGTGTCATCAGCGGATGAGATGGTTTTCCCTCCAACGTTTAATCTGTATACCATCTCGAGAGAAGTGCTGTTCTGGATGCGGATGTACTGGTTCTGCTGGCCGATAAGATGAGGCCCTTGATCGTCAGCAGGATCAGTGTAATAGAGATTAGGAGGCATCGACAAGATTTCGATTCCGTTGATAAAAGCATAGGAATTAGAAACGTTCGGAGATGGAGTGAAGGTTATGTTCAACCTCTGATCTTCTTCGATATTGACACAGTATTCTCTGGATATGGTAGGTCCAGAACCGCCGGCATCTGCGTTAAGTGAAGCGTTGAAGTTGCTAAGAAGGGTAAAACCACCAACTTTGACAGAGAAGAGGGCATTAGAGCGGTCGAAGTTGGAGTAGGAAGCGGGGTAAAAGTATAGTCGAACGAATTTTTGGCCCGCAGTGACGGGGAATACGTAGGTGAACGGGGCTCGAGATAGCCTTGCATCGGTAAAAGGCACTTGGGGGACGTTCGGCGCTTCTTTAACTGTGCTGGTAAGAGATGACTGGCTTTCGTGAGtgagaaattttgaattcatgTCTCCAATCCAGATCCGAGCATCTGCTGTTGCAGTTGAATTTCCAGAGAAACCACAGTTTAGGAGAATTTGGTAGACCGGTGTGTAAGGATACGGAGAGTTACCGGCGACGGTGATGGTCATGTGGTGCAGCAAGATGATGAAAAGGCAGAGAGGGGCAAAACATGGTAGGAGTGGGGTCCTCATTGTAGCAGTAAGAAGACACAGAGGAGGTATTTTGGTAAAGTTTAGAGTCTGCTCTATACAACACAAATCGAGCGAGGAAGACGGTGAGGTGTTTCCCGGTGGCTGTGGGTCATTGAACAGTGGAAAAGTCTTCCGTAGTTgtggttttttaataaaatacaaacaatGAGTCATGATCAGATAGCTAGGCAAAAGAAGACTAGCTACAGAAGTTTCTTTTGACTCCCCGAGTCTcctttcattaaaaataaaaaaatatagaaatgaaGAGACTCAATGCTGATGTTAATATGATTCtttcatttaatataacatttcataCTGTTTTGCTTTACTTTAGAATTCTTCAGTAATTAATAAATCTTTTACAACGAAATCTGCTTATacaataacaatatttaattactGTTAATCCATAGTTGCAACAGTAATTACTGTAAGCAAATTGCAGGGCTCGACTGCAGCAGTAAAAAACTTCAGCATCCCGATAAAATTAAGTccgaaaatatttttaatttaaattcacaatccatctcaactcatttcattaatattcacaatttatctcaactcatctttaaattcaaacgacactctcttttgatattttattcattGACTTGAAACTTATCTctttatcttcatatatatgACACTGCATGCAGGCTGTTTTTAATATTTAGCGTTGTCTGGCTACAATCTACAAATTAGTTGAGTCCAGTCGTAAACGTTCCGTTCCGTTCCGTTCACGCcatactatataatgaataaatgtataatctaatatggagatttgatgtgaataactaaaactaaattcattttatattattttattgttatataatgaaaaaataactattctaatatagagatttatatgaattaaattgtaaaaaattaaatttctcttacattcataaaaaatgtcatttaacttTGATTAATCCAATAAGAGTGCTCTAAAAGAATCAAATCAGTTAGCACATAGAGTTGTGTTATGTGCATGGGTAGGCATGGCAGTATGTAATGATATTGCCACCTCAACACAACCAATAATATATGATCTTTGACCATGCTGAGCTGGCATGCCACATTAGCatgatttattttgtgtttaatttgTGCCACATTAGTATTTCATTTTGTACTTAGGTTAAGATAACCTAAGTACAAAATGAAAGTTCTTGGCGACTTCATGGAGTATACATAGTGTTTTGTGCAACTTCTTGGTGACTTTATAGAGTGCACATGCGTCGATTTTTCTACCCAATTTTGTAAGCCTTGTGCCAACGCCAAACCCCAATTATTATGAAatccaagaaaatcaaaacccatatatatacatataactcCCAAAAATGTTGTCTTTTCCAAGTGTTTTGTGAATTGTTGTGATGTATATGTTCTCAAAGGTGTAAGCAAGTTGGAcacttaacttttcaaaacTATTCCATACACGATATTAGCCCCTTTTACACTACTCTTCAATCACACGTTACCATCTCATGGtagattctaccatttttacaaaaacaaaaccacagagttaaattattttaaaaggaaaaattcaaaactctaaACTCgtaaaaattctaatattaattatttttttaaagagtcttTTAGTCAAAATTCGAAGTTTGTTTAATTTGGAATCCAATTAACAATCACCATGTtagtttgcattttttttttttttaagaaaagaattaTAAATGTTGATTGTGTGTGGGtgagtatattataattatgatgAAAAACTGATATGACCATTAGTTTCATCATCGATCCTGATCAACGACcaactttaatttttaacaaaatgaaaaaaaaagagatgctAGATAAATGGATTTCAGGACCCTAtgctataaataaaaaaaaaaaaaaattatgacagattatttacgacgagaataaactcattttgacagaaaataatcatttttacaagaaatagtTAGTcccaattaaatttttttttttttgtaatgctaaaatgaaatgaaaataaaaatacgaTAGTTATTGCAAATTCAAGTACTTTTAGATATTATGACTATGATAACAGATTTGGGGTAATGTAcgtaaaatgaataaaataccctataatttatactaaataGATCATTTGATATTTAGTATCCATTTCAAATTAGATGGACTTGTTTATTATTCATGGGTCACACACCTCCAAATGGCTCCAACTTGCTTTTTAACGTTTTGTTTGCGAGGGTAATTTGCtcaagcattttttttcttaattattttttttttctaatttttaagtTGTAGTGACATGTAAAATTGGACCACACCTTTCCGTCATTGACTAGGGTGGGCGGACCACCCGTCCACTTTCATGGAATGATCGACTAACTGAGGGACAAGCTAGGGATCAATCTGCATGTGTATGTACTGTAGTGGCCTGGAACATCCACCAAGTATAAATGGTGTGGTCCTTACGGTTGAGTGGGCTTAGAAAATGTAGCTTTAATTTATACTGTCTATTAAactggtttttcttttgttcttttttaaattacgtGGGCCACTCTGATTCTAACCATCCGATGCACGTAATTAACCTGATCGTGATAAAAGCGTGCTGCTAGTCTTCACCAAGCAAATGCAAGCAAGATAAACACTGTTACATTACGAGATATGTCATATCAATAGCGGAGATTAGAGCGAATATTTATCATGCCCTGGTTTGCATTCAACTGGGCATTAAAATAACGATAATATGATTATTAAGTATACttaataaatgtgtttatttatttatttttattttttaatgattaaaaaagtgattagtaataattttttttaataataaaaaatgtttaaaaaaaaattatttatattatgattCATATTTTGGTGGGCACCTCTAATAATCACTTGTAATGATGTGATGTTTCGAAACTCCTTTCTCTCTCTGGGCCCAAGCCCCTGGCACCTTTTCTGCTGGGGATACCTTCCAACCAAATAACACCACACCTTTAATAACAACCCCATCCATCTTTTCTATGACGTTAGGACATCAACATTTCCATTTCCTTTATGAGTCTTCGTCAACCAATTAACATAATTgctcaaaatattataaactaaacCCACttgtcttttctctctctctctcatttctggGTTGGGAATGAACAATTATTGTCCTTCAATGTTGGTGATCTCAATTAAAATCTTCTCCGGTGTCGTATGTGGCCCGCTGCAACTCAAATCAGGTAATTTCACTTGGACACGTGGCAAGGCAGCATACTCTGGACTCACCAGACGACATCCCTTGACACAACGTGGGTTTGGCCGTCTCACCCATTTAAGCCCCGCCTTGTCACTCAAAAATCTAAGCAGCTCCTTTCGAGATGCACTTTTCTTCCAAAACGTTGGACACGAATGCACCAGATCTCCATTGTTCCCTGTTTCAGCTACCACCAGATTTCCTCCCCCGCACAGTGGAACTTCCTCGTCTATCACGATCCTCTGAGCCACACCCCCACCATCGGTAATCTCCTGCAATTCCCTCGCAACCTCAAGGGCCCTCAACACCTCTGCCATCGTGGGCCgttgatttcttttttcacacAAACATCTATACGCTATGTTTGTATACACCTTCAAGCACTCTGGGGCAATCATACCCATCAGACGGCTATCAATGATCTGATCAACCGTACCCTCTTTGAAACAACGCCTGGCCCATTGGGCCAAACTGTGTTGCTCCTCGTCTAGCCCAGTATCCACTGCTGGCCTGGCACACAACACCTCGAATAACACCACCCCAAACCCGTAAACATCGGACTTCACCGTTAGATGACAGGTCAAGTAATAGTTCGGGTCCAAATACCCGAACGTGCCCCTCACCTTCGTGGTGACATGGCTTTTGGACAAGCTTGTTGGGCCCAGCCTGGAAAGCCCAAAGTCCGAAACCTTGGCCACCCAGTCCTTGTCCAAAAGAATATTGCTGGTCTTGACGTCGCGGTGGATTATCGTGGGTTCCACACCTTCGTGGAGGTACGTTAGCCCTCTAGCAGTACCGATGCAAATCTCCAGCCTCTGCTTCCAAGACAATGGAGGATCATCCGTGTTGTAAAGATGATGGCGGAGCGTTTTATGAGCCATGAAGTCGTACACAATGATCATGGACCGTTCGTCGTCGCAGTAACCGATCAAAGAGACCAGGTGGGGGTGACGGAGCTTTGATAGCATTTCGATCTCGGTTCTAAACTC harbors:
- the LOC121248244 gene encoding LOW QUALITY PROTEIN: receptor-like protein kinase FERONIA (The sequence of the model RefSeq protein was modified relative to this genomic sequence to represent the inferred CDS: inserted 3 bases in 2 codons); the encoded protein is MTHCLYFIKKPQLRKTFPLFNDPQPPGNTSPSSSLDLCCIEQTLNFTKIPPLCLLTATMRTPLLPCFAPLCLFIILLHHMTITVAGNSPYPYTPVYQILLNCGFSGNSTATADARIWIGDMNSKFLTHESQSSLTSTVKEAPNVPQVPFTDARLSRAPFTYVFPVTAGQKFVRLYFYPASYSNFDRSNALFSVKVGGFTLLSNFNASLNADAGGSGPTISREYCVNIEEDQRLNITFTPSPNVSNSYAFINGIEILSMPPNLYYTDPADDQGPHLIGQQNQYIRIQNSTSLEMVYRLNVGGKTISSADDTGMFRAWQDDFSYLKKHRILFLPFNDTIKLKFTAIARYTAPEDVYRTARTLGNFSILNLVYNLTWQFPVDSGFDYLIRLHFCEFQPEINEPSDRKFLIFIANQTTDEAADVILWSGGNGVPVYKDYAVSMRAGTEKKVNLYVAIGAEPQRWKTSYQDAILNGVEIFKVSDYNGNLAGPNPDPLPPNPPTIATSTGKKXSKGNKTTIFAAAAGGVAGFILLSILGFLILRRGKRVKDSGSSDGTSWWGPFSFTTTKSTKTRKSSLPSALSRYFSLAEIKAATNNFDDTFIIGVXGFGNVYKGFIDGGDRPVAVKRLVPGSQQGVHEFETEIELLSQLRHLHLVSLIGYCNDGMEMILVYDYMARGTLRDHLYKSNNPPLSWKQRLQICIGAARGLSYLHTGAKQTIIHRDVKTTNILLDEEWVAKVSDFGLSRTGPTGVSKAHVSTVVKGSFGYLDPEYYRRQQLTEKSDVYSFGVVLCEVLSARPPILKTAEKKQVSLAEWARQSSRNGKFDQIVDPTLKGQIATECLNKFGEVAVSCLHDSGVERPSMNDVVWGLEFALQLQESIEKVGKPDHVVELEINDAEKAVLPQSKSDDSNNMISSSGGQVSSIYSNSEVTMTSSGDQQSFSSTNKDSDRLVSSGAVFFEIMNPQGR
- the LOC121248263 gene encoding receptor-like protein kinase FERONIA, with amino-acid sequence MQHSCKYSYVHLSFSVFVFLNYLTIITSNPFSPDYFPIPNLALNCGSSAISTDPDGREWIGDIGSQFFSPQQSKDSSVVSNFISQEPSFNRIPYITTRIFVSQFTYTFRISPGPKFIRLHFRPAKYQSLGRSKDYFTVTAGPFTLLRNFSASLTADFLGSKFLVKEFSVNLEKHRSLKITFTPSKDASHDAYAFINGIEIVSMPTGLDYPRFGNKGAGRRSVFLVKKNTGLESTGPQPKDSLHRPPAPNPTIYTKHKKTLLLLTIVGVALGVATIFFLLGLKIFLQRKKVKTNNIKTSPPLEGLCRRFTVEEIRAATNNFARNRIIGRGGCGQVFKGYIDGGRTPVAIKIFGPASTQGYHEFRTEIEMLSKLRHPHLVSLIGYCDDERSMIIVYDFMAHKTLRHHLYNTDDPPLSWKQRLEICIGTARGLTYLHEGVEPTIIHRDVKTSNILLDKDWVAKVSDFGLSRLGPTSLSKSHVTTKVRGTFGYLDPNYYLTCHLTVKSDVYGFGVVLFEVLCARPAVDTGLDEEQHSLAQWARRCFKEGTVDQIIDSRLMGMIAPECLKVYTNIAYRCLCEKRNQRPTMAEVLRALEVARELQEITDGGGVAQRIVIDEEVPLCGGGNLVVAETGNNGDLVHSCPTFWKKSASRKELLRFLSDKAGLKWVRRPNPRCVKGCRLVSPEYAALPRVQVKLPDLSCSGPHTTPEKILIEITNIEGQ